In Fibrobacter succinogenes, a single window of DNA contains:
- a CDS encoding DNA topoisomerase III: MATTKTTTKATTKTTTKKTATKTATRVAKPAAEGKTLIIAEKPSVAADLVKVLGAKTFKKETAYYESDSTIVSHAIGHLVGIADPKDIDERYKAWDMKTLPMLPEKFPLVALPTTKAHLSALGKLIKRKDVTTIINACDAGREGELIFYYIVDYILKGNFKGKTFKRLWMQSMTPAAIQDAFEHLRTEEDMVNLRNAALCRSEADWLVGMNGSRGLTAYNSSMGGFQITPCGRVQTPTLAIIVKREEERNRFKPQKFWTIEAEFDNAGAGYQGKWFATDKENGKDRIKQIFDETRAQEILAKCKGKTGSIEETTAPSQQKCGQLYDLTTLQREANNRFGFSAKTTLSIAQSLYEHYKATTYPRTDSRCLPEDYVAPVKATLGKIEGPLAKFAQEALDKNYVKRTPKVFDNSKISDHFAIIPTGVAPKGLSEAEEKIYTMICQRFIAVFFPPAQYLNTTRITTVENETFITEGKILVDPGFKAIYGKESDEDSNIPKLNGNTAKTLEIDAKEDFTKPPAHYTESTLLSMMESAGKLVEDDELRDAMKERGLGTPATRAAIIEKLVSDKYVIRDGKEMIPTAKAFDLIKVLSAMNCEALTSPELTGEWEYKMDLISKGKESREAFMNGIVEMTKTMVKNIKGFKEDDTENEASFSPVNGKKVFETVSRYRTEDGIVIRKIVGGKHLSESEIIELLTKRKIGPLTGFRSKKGAEFSAVLTINDENKIEFVFDEKPEEIELGEVIGKSPVDGSDVYETLTGYVSESYVKKEPSGITLPKILLGKELPLDEIKKLLAGEKTSLIKGFRSNKTRRLFDAYLTLVKGKLKFEFPPREFKPRRFVKKKEE, translated from the coding sequence ATGGCAACGACTAAAACGACAACAAAGGCGACAACCAAGACCACTACAAAGAAGACCGCCACCAAGACAGCAACAAGAGTTGCAAAACCAGCTGCTGAAGGCAAGACCCTTATTATCGCAGAAAAACCAAGCGTAGCAGCAGACTTGGTCAAAGTACTCGGCGCCAAGACATTCAAGAAAGAAACCGCCTACTACGAAAGTGATTCGACCATCGTTAGCCATGCGATTGGCCATCTTGTTGGAATTGCCGATCCCAAAGATATTGACGAACGCTACAAAGCATGGGACATGAAAACGCTCCCCATGCTCCCCGAAAAATTCCCGCTTGTAGCCCTCCCCACCACCAAGGCGCACCTCAGCGCTTTAGGAAAACTCATCAAGCGCAAGGACGTGACGACTATTATTAACGCGTGCGATGCGGGCCGCGAAGGTGAACTGATTTTCTACTACATTGTGGATTACATCCTCAAGGGGAACTTCAAGGGCAAGACGTTCAAGAGACTTTGGATGCAGAGCATGACGCCAGCAGCCATCCAGGATGCATTCGAGCACCTGCGCACCGAAGAAGACATGGTGAACTTGCGCAACGCCGCCCTTTGCCGCAGCGAAGCCGACTGGCTTGTAGGCATGAACGGAAGTCGCGGCCTCACCGCCTACAATAGTTCCATGGGCGGGTTCCAGATTACGCCGTGCGGCCGCGTGCAGACGCCGACACTAGCCATCATCGTAAAGCGCGAAGAAGAACGCAACCGCTTTAAACCGCAAAAGTTCTGGACCATCGAAGCCGAATTCGACAACGCAGGCGCCGGTTACCAAGGCAAGTGGTTCGCCACCGATAAAGAAAACGGCAAGGATCGCATCAAGCAGATTTTTGACGAGACCCGCGCTCAAGAAATCCTCGCGAAGTGCAAGGGGAAGACTGGCTCCATCGAAGAGACCACCGCCCCGAGCCAGCAAAAATGCGGACAGCTTTACGACCTCACCACGCTCCAGCGCGAAGCAAACAATCGCTTTGGATTCAGCGCCAAGACGACGCTCTCGATTGCGCAATCGCTTTACGAACATTACAAAGCGACCACATACCCGCGTACCGACAGCCGCTGCCTGCCCGAAGACTACGTGGCACCAGTGAAGGCAACACTCGGAAAAATCGAAGGCCCGCTCGCCAAGTTCGCCCAGGAAGCGCTCGACAAGAACTACGTGAAGCGCACGCCAAAGGTCTTTGACAATTCCAAAATTTCGGACCACTTTGCCATTATCCCGACAGGTGTTGCACCAAAGGGCTTAAGCGAAGCCGAAGAAAAAATCTACACGATGATTTGCCAGCGCTTTATCGCTGTATTCTTCCCGCCGGCACAGTACTTGAACACAACCCGCATCACAACCGTCGAAAATGAAACGTTCATTACCGAAGGCAAGATTCTCGTGGATCCGGGATTCAAAGCGATATACGGCAAGGAATCCGACGAAGATTCCAACATCCCGAAGCTGAACGGCAACACCGCCAAGACGCTCGAAATTGACGCCAAGGAAGACTTCACCAAGCCGCCTGCACACTACACCGAAAGCACGCTTTTGTCGATGATGGAAAGCGCCGGTAAGCTCGTCGAAGATGACGAACTGCGCGACGCCATGAAGGAACGCGGCCTTGGAACGCCGGCCACACGAGCCGCCATTATCGAAAAGCTCGTGAGCGACAAGTACGTTATCCGCGACGGCAAGGAAATGATCCCGACCGCAAAGGCATTCGACCTCATCAAAGTCCTTTCTGCCATGAACTGCGAAGCCCTCACCAGCCCAGAACTCACCGGCGAATGGGAATACAAGATGGACCTCATCAGCAAGGGCAAGGAATCGCGCGAAGCGTTCATGAACGGCATCGTCGAAATGACCAAGACCATGGTGAAAAACATCAAAGGATTCAAGGAAGACGATACCGAAAACGAAGCAAGCTTTAGCCCCGTGAACGGCAAAAAAGTCTTCGAAACAGTGAGCCGCTACAGGACAGAAGATGGCATCGTGATCCGAAAGATTGTCGGCGGCAAGCACCTTAGCGAAAGCGAAATCATCGAGCTTTTGACCAAGCGCAAAATCGGACCGCTTACCGGATTCCGCAGTAAGAAGGGCGCCGAATTTTCTGCAGTGCTGACCATCAACGACGAAAACAAAATCGAATTCGTCTTTGACGAAAAGCCCGAAGAAATTGAACTCGGTGAAGTTATCGGCAAGTCACCTGTTGACGGTTCCGACGTCTACGAAACGCTCACGGGTTATGTCTCCGAAAGCTACGTAAAAAAGGAACCGAGCGGCATCACGCTCCCAAAAATTCTTTTGGGCAAGGAACTCCCGCTGGACGAAATCAAGAAATTGCTCGCCGGCGAAAAGACTTCGCTTATCAAGGGTTTCCGCAGCAACAAGACTCGCCGCCTGTTTGATGCTTACCTCACACTTGTCAAAGGCAAGCTCAAATTTGAGTTCCCGCCACGAGAATTCAAACCGCGCCGATTCGTGAAGAAAAAAGAGGAGTGA
- a CDS encoding glycoside hydrolase family 3 protein has protein sequence MYLRILFIIAFLGAFSIAHSDGLPESRFTLINPLADSVKQQATSPIRAIKDSASFAQSSSAIAQSSSAIAQYSSAKAQLSSAAPFSSSSATTQSSSSIAQSSAESAPSSSSVQSSSATRSSTTIAQSSASQLSSPAQSSAAQFSSSSAATSSSSAAYKGKNPYGLPNALMPLWESMNLRQKAGQMIMVFLTSSQFVIENELGGVLITGKHLRSVDSYMERMNHIDSNIKIPLLVATDQEGGLVNRLSSYSDHWRNTPSAREMRYMDSVKIRKISTKIGQTLKSIKINMNLAPVLDPSKDHRGSNSFMEEGRRSWGNDTSNAYKVRAFVNGMRDNGIVCVSKHFPGYDSWTNSDSQIAISASPKETIDKNISFFRTLSKDIPVTMVSSVHFLRISSRPAVFDANIVKMARRGFPDMVTLTDDIWGTSLRTWASGKTQISPRKAYPDKDFKRLVSALIDAGNDMLMISYTSKAKDMLDIMMELSEKNSKYKRHIEESAARILKLKYKMGLLKK, from the coding sequence ATGTACCTAAGGATTTTATTTATCATTGCGTTTTTGGGAGCTTTTTCGATAGCCCATTCTGACGGTTTGCCCGAAAGCCGCTTTACCCTCATAAATCCATTAGCAGATTCCGTCAAACAACAAGCCACTTCGCCAATCCGCGCCATCAAAGACTCTGCAAGTTTTGCTCAGTCTTCATCGGCAATAGCACAGTCTTCATCTGCCATTGCGCAGTATTCATCGGCCAAAGCGCAGTTATCAAGTGCCGCGCCATTTAGTTCATCTTCGGCAACCACACAGTCTTCTTCATCCATCGCGCAATCTTCCGCCGAAAGCGCGCCGTCTTCAAGTTCTGTGCAATCCTCAAGTGCGACGCGGTCCTCCACAACAATAGCGCAATCAAGCGCTTCGCAGTTATCTAGCCCAGCGCAGTCAAGTGCCGCGCAGTTTAGCTCATCTTCAGCAGCAACATCGTCGTCAAGCGCCGCCTACAAAGGCAAAAATCCTTACGGTTTGCCAAACGCACTTATGCCTTTATGGGAATCCATGAATCTCCGCCAAAAAGCGGGGCAAATGATTATGGTGTTCCTCACCTCGTCCCAATTCGTCATTGAAAACGAGCTCGGCGGCGTACTCATCACTGGCAAGCACCTCCGCAGTGTTGACAGTTACATGGAGCGAATGAACCACATCGACAGCAACATTAAAATTCCACTGTTAGTCGCCACCGACCAAGAAGGCGGTCTCGTCAACCGATTGTCATCGTATTCCGACCATTGGCGAAACACCCCAAGCGCCCGCGAAATGCGCTATATGGATTCCGTAAAAATCCGCAAGATTTCTACAAAAATCGGACAAACCCTAAAAAGCATCAAGATCAATATGAATCTAGCGCCTGTTTTGGACCCGTCCAAGGACCACCGCGGATCCAATTCTTTCATGGAAGAGGGCCGCCGCTCGTGGGGCAACGACACATCAAACGCATATAAAGTAAGAGCATTTGTCAACGGCATGCGCGACAACGGCATCGTCTGCGTTTCAAAGCACTTCCCCGGTTACGACTCCTGGACCAACAGTGACTCGCAAATCGCTATCAGCGCCTCGCCCAAAGAAACCATTGACAAGAACATAAGCTTTTTCAGAACGCTATCCAAAGACATCCCCGTCACGATGGTGTCAAGCGTTCACTTCTTGCGCATTTCCAGCCGTCCCGCCGTCTTTGACGCCAACATTGTAAAAATGGCCCGTCGCGGATTCCCGGACATGGTCACGCTTACCGACGACATCTGGGGCACTTCGCTTCGCACCTGGGCCAGTGGCAAAACGCAAATTTCACCGCGCAAAGCCTACCCAGATAAAGATTTCAAGCGCCTCGTCTCTGCTCTCATTGACGCAGGTAACGATATGCTCATGATTTCTTACACGTCCAAAGCAAAAGACATGTTAGACATCATGATGGAGCTTTCCGAAAAG